Proteins from a genomic interval of Salvelinus sp. IW2-2015 unplaced genomic scaffold, ASM291031v2 Un_scaffold768, whole genome shotgun sequence:
- the LOC112068846 gene encoding cbp/p300-interacting transactivator 3 — MADHLMMPMNHSSAGGGLHGYRLGMNGGLQAGNQQHVVPQPGLRALPNGQMMHYGGGPQQQATMEVAMRQRQGMVGPVNRQLNGAQMGHHQITSGNMMYNNGQAQQQHHTQHHHMSLQQHPQQQQQYMNGGLTSQQLMASMHLQKLNTQYHGHPLGPMNXNHXGNGAAQYXIXPAQLANMQQMAGPALALNGMDADMIDEXVLTSLVXELGLDRIQELPELFLGQNEFDFISDFVSKQLPSTISC, encoded by the coding sequence ATGGCGGATCATCTAATGATGCCCATGAACCACAGCTCTGCCGGCGGGGGCCTCCACGGCTACAGACTGGGCATGAACGGAGGCCTGCAGGCAGGCAACCAGCAGCACGTAGTGCCTCAGCCCGGCCTTCGAGCCCTGCCCAATGGCCAGATGATGCACTACGGTGGGGGACCTCAGCAGCAGGCCACCATGGAGGTGGCCATGAGGCAGCGGCAAGGCATGGTGGGGCCCGTGAACAGACAGCTCAACGGGGCTCAGATGGGCCACCACCAGATTACGTCTGGTAACATGATGTACAACAACGGGCAGGCCCAGCAGCAACACCACACCCagcaccatcacatgagcctcCAGCAGCACCCgcagcaacaacagcagtatATGAATGGTGGTCTCACGTCCCAGCAGCTCATGGCCAGcatgcatctgcaaaaactcAACACCCAGTATCAYGGACATCCACTGGGRCCCATGAACRGCAACCACAYGGGCAACGGGGCAGCCCAGTACYGCATTKGCCCGGCCCAGCTGGCTAACATGCARCAGATGGCCGGGCCGGCWCTGGCCTTGAAYGGCATGGAYGCRGACATGATTGACGAGGAKGTTTTGACATCCCTGGTCRTGGAGCTGGGCCTGGACCGCATTCAGGAGCTGCCCGAACTCTTCCTGGGCCAGAACGAGTTTGACTTCATCTCAGACTTTGTGAGCAAACAGCTGCCCAGCACCATCAGCTGCTGA